A single window of Chloracidobacterium thermophilum B DNA harbors:
- a CDS encoding amidohydrolase, giving the protein MTHWMTHWMTYGWTTDRTTGWWLPGMLLGILLGLSAAAPGRTPPADVLFINGTVHTLDDRQPRAEAVAVRRGRIVFVGSTAEAITYRGPRTRLVDLAGAVMYPGFTDAHCHLFGIGERELTLNLEGTNTRAAFLAAVAARVAQTPKGEWIVGRGWIETFWTPPTFPTAAELDAIAPEHPVFLVRADGHASVVNTLALRQAGIDAQTPNPPGGDILRDATTGQPTGMLIDRAQDLVRRLLPRLSPEDYARAAMAGAQRELSLGWCTIHNAGSSLLETNLLRRLCRTGAIKLRVYNAAANRPAEVAALLRRGPIIGEANGRFTMRTIKAYMDGALGSRGAALLAPYADADTTGLFLTPPDELRALCRQALRAGIQIQTHAIGDRANRQVLDIYEQVFAEVPPAQRRVRDPRWRIEHAQILHPSDIPRFAQLGVIASMQPSHAISDLHFAPRRLGLERLAGAYAWRALLDGKAIIAGGSDAPVERGEPLIEFYAAVTRKDLTGFSGAGWHPEQAVSRLEALKMLTLWPAYAAFEEDLAGTIAVGKRADFTVLSADLLTIPETDILRARCLMTIIGGEVVFRAQEPTTGNSAPAGTGSGNQPGKRRAPQPHNWCRKQVGAAGRPLDAGIDHGAKQPPPQPSAIERF; this is encoded by the coding sequence ATGACGCACTGGATGACGCACTGGATGACGTACGGCTGGACGACCGACCGGACGACCGGATGGTGGCTGCCAGGGATGCTGCTGGGGATACTGCTGGGATTGTCCGCCGCCGCGCCGGGGCGGACGCCGCCGGCCGATGTCCTGTTCATCAACGGCACCGTGCACACCCTCGATGATCGGCAACCCCGGGCCGAGGCCGTTGCCGTCCGGCGCGGGCGTATCGTTTTCGTCGGGTCCACGGCCGAAGCCATTACCTACCGTGGCCCCAGAACGCGCCTTGTGGACCTGGCCGGAGCCGTGATGTACCCCGGCTTCACCGATGCCCACTGCCACCTGTTTGGCATCGGCGAACGCGAACTGACCCTGAATCTGGAAGGAACCAACACCCGCGCCGCCTTTCTGGCCGCCGTTGCCGCCCGCGTTGCCCAGACGCCCAAGGGTGAATGGATCGTCGGGCGCGGCTGGATTGAGACCTTCTGGACGCCGCCCACCTTCCCGACCGCTGCGGAACTCGATGCCATCGCGCCGGAGCATCCGGTGTTTCTGGTACGGGCGGACGGGCATGCCAGCGTGGTCAACACCCTGGCGCTCAGGCAGGCCGGGATTGACGCACAGACGCCCAACCCACCCGGCGGCGACATCCTGCGGGACGCGACAACCGGCCAACCAACCGGGATGCTTATTGATCGCGCCCAGGACCTCGTCCGGCGGCTGCTGCCCCGCCTGTCGCCCGAAGACTACGCGCGCGCGGCCATGGCCGGCGCGCAGCGCGAGCTGTCGCTCGGCTGGTGCACCATTCACAACGCCGGCAGCTCCCTTCTGGAAACGAACCTGCTGCGCCGCCTCTGCCGCACGGGTGCTATCAAGCTGCGGGTGTACAACGCGGCGGCCAACCGTCCGGCGGAAGTTGCCGCTCTGCTCCGGCGCGGCCCGATCATCGGCGAAGCCAACGGACGCTTCACCATGCGGACAATCAAGGCGTACATGGACGGCGCGCTGGGGTCACGTGGCGCGGCCCTGCTGGCCCCCTACGCCGACGCCGACACCACAGGTCTGTTTCTCACTCCACCGGACGAACTGCGCGCCCTGTGCCGGCAGGCGCTGCGCGCCGGCATTCAAATCCAGACGCATGCCATTGGGGATCGGGCCAACCGTCAGGTGCTGGACATTTACGAACAGGTGTTCGCCGAAGTGCCGCCAGCCCAGCGCCGGGTGCGCGATCCGCGCTGGCGCATCGAGCATGCCCAGATTCTGCATCCTTCCGACATCCCACGCTTTGCCCAACTCGGCGTCATTGCGTCCATGCAGCCCTCGCACGCCATCAGTGACCTGCACTTTGCCCCGCGCCGGCTGGGACTGGAACGCCTCGCCGGAGCCTATGCCTGGCGGGCGCTGCTCGATGGCAAAGCCATCATTGCCGGTGGCTCGGATGCACCTGTTGAACGCGGTGAACCCCTCATCGAGTTTTATGCGGCTGTGACACGGAAAGACCTGACCGGGTTTTCCGGTGCGGGATGGCATCCAGAGCAGGCGGTCAGCCGCCTGGAAGCGTTGAAAATGCTGACCCTCTGGCCAGCTTATGCGGCCTTTGAAGAAGACCTTGCCGGCACGATAGCCGTCGGCAAGCGCGCGGACTTCACCGTTCTTTCCGCTGACCTGCTCACCATCCCGGAAACGGACATCCTCCGGGCACGCTGCCTGATGACCATCATCGGCGGCGAGGTCGTGTTCCGCGCTCAGGAACCCACAACCGGCAACAGCGCCCCGGCCGGGACAGGCTCAGGAAACCAGCCAGGTAAGCGCCGTGCGCCCCAACCGCACAACTGGTGCCGGAAGCAGGTTGGCGCGGCTGGGCGGCCGCTGGATGCGGGTATTGATCATGGGGCGAAACAGCCGCCACCGCAGCCTTCGGCCATCGAGCGTTTCTGA
- a CDS encoding MFS transporter, with protein MPSFPPAAPPLVPTPSLSDPHQTTRPPASSGIPAWLPQALHAFAFRDYRLQWAGAFTSSIGSWVQQVAQAWLILDLTGSPFYLGLDAFLGMAPMLGLSLVGGAVADRFDRRKLLLFSQAVQMSSALTLALLVGLHVATGLPLVYAILALSFLTGTAQALSGPAYLALLPNLVPQPFVAQAIAGNAIQFNLARVVGPMVAGLVLARFGAATCFALNALSFLAVMAALATICPPQQIPATPGPSWRQEIATGMRYVFGDRVRRRLCFLATLTTSLGVAVPTLLPQYTRIIWHGDEVLFSRLAACSGLGAVTGAIVVATVAKKAQSLPLILATQAALGLCMLLLAATGWFWLACLWLFIGGALLVATYALVTTCFQQVVADDMRGRAVSLYMVCFRGGMAIGGLLAGSLAHWWRVTAAFGLAGLGLALASAWAFLNWRVMTFPSARPDDG; from the coding sequence ATGCCAAGTTTTCCACCGGCAGCGCCGCCGCTCGTCCCGACACCTTCACTTTCAGACCCGCACCAAACTACCCGTCCACCCGCGTCCAGCGGAATACCAGCCTGGCTGCCCCAGGCGCTGCACGCCTTTGCCTTCCGCGATTACCGCCTTCAGTGGGCCGGCGCTTTTACTTCCAGCATCGGAAGCTGGGTGCAGCAGGTTGCCCAGGCCTGGCTCATCCTCGATCTTACCGGCAGCCCATTTTATCTCGGTCTCGACGCCTTTCTGGGCATGGCACCAATGCTGGGATTGTCGCTGGTGGGCGGCGCCGTGGCTGACCGATTCGACCGCCGCAAGCTACTCCTGTTTTCCCAGGCGGTGCAAATGTCCAGCGCGCTGACGCTGGCGCTGCTCGTTGGGCTGCACGTTGCCACGGGGCTGCCCCTCGTATATGCGATCCTGGCGCTGTCCTTTTTGACCGGAACGGCGCAGGCGCTGAGCGGGCCGGCCTATCTGGCGCTGCTTCCCAACCTGGTGCCGCAACCGTTTGTCGCGCAGGCCATTGCCGGCAATGCCATCCAGTTCAATCTGGCGCGGGTTGTCGGGCCGATGGTTGCCGGATTGGTCCTGGCGCGCTTTGGCGCGGCGACCTGTTTCGCCCTGAACGCCCTGTCGTTTCTGGCCGTGATGGCTGCCCTTGCCACCATTTGCCCGCCACAACAGATACCGGCGACACCCGGCCCCTCGTGGCGGCAGGAAATTGCGACCGGCATGCGCTATGTCTTCGGCGACAGAGTGCGGCGACGGCTGTGCTTTCTGGCCACCCTGACGACCAGCCTGGGCGTTGCCGTTCCAACCCTGCTTCCGCAATACACCCGGATCATCTGGCACGGGGATGAAGTGCTGTTTTCACGGCTGGCAGCCTGTTCAGGGCTGGGCGCAGTGACGGGCGCCATCGTGGTCGCCACCGTCGCCAAAAAAGCGCAGTCCCTGCCGTTGATTCTGGCGACGCAGGCGGCGCTCGGTCTCTGCATGCTGCTGCTGGCGGCCACGGGCTGGTTCTGGCTGGCCTGTCTGTGGCTGTTCATTGGCGGGGCGCTTCTGGTGGCCACCTACGCGCTGGTGACGACCTGTTTTCAGCAGGTTGTCGCGGATGACATGCGGGGGCGGGCCGTGAGCCTCTACATGGTCTGTTTCCGGGGCGGAATGGCCATTGGGGGACTGCTGGCCGGCAGCCTGGCGCACTGGTGGCGGGTCACTGCCGCGTTCGGTCTGGCCGGGCTGGGACTGGCGCTGGCAAGCGCCTGGGCCTTTCTCAACTGGCGGGTGATGACGTTCCCCTCCGCCAGACCGGATGACGGATAA